In Daphnia magna isolate NIES linkage group LG7, ASM2063170v1.1, whole genome shotgun sequence, a single genomic region encodes these proteins:
- the LOC116926276 gene encoding ammonium transporter Rh type A isoform X2 produces the protein MHFTMENGSFALCAIFLELALCWAFAMFVDYTGESIGIVVESDLDRVRGTHTRDHLSSIYYYMFQDVHLTMVIGFGFLGTFLKRYGYSSAVPNLLIAAVTLQWATLCQGFFQMQRGKIHVSITNLLHADFATLTTFISFGAVLELTTPIQLIVMVICEVFIFAANEYISLDILKISDVGVSMLVHVFGAYFGLMVSCVLRNNRPEKESVCITLPTPDLFSVMGTIFLWLFWPTLNASLAQGDAQHRAVINTYYSLAASSVVTLAIGLSSFVDKKQQFFTVHIQNSTLAGGVAIGTAADMMIHPFGAIIVGSIAGLVSILGMVYLTPGINRKFGIRDPCGIHNLHGLSGLIAAFVGAIAAALATEKNYNYSLYRQFPARTPMGKTLDYWDLQYHVENVQPGVGRSALCQGAYQIAALGTTLAFAVVGGLVTGLILQLPFFNQAGRNAFTDDEP, from the exons ATGCATTTTACGATGGAGAATGGGAGTTTCGCATTGTGTGCGATATTTCTTGAACTTGCTTTATGTTGGGCGTTTGCGATGTTTGTTGATTATACTGGAGAATCCATTGGAATTGTCGTAGAAAGCGATCTTGATCGCGTTCGTGGCACTCACACTCGAGACCATCTTTCATCAATTTACTATTACA TGTTCCAGGATGTTCACTTGACGATGGTCATTGGGTTTGGTTTCCTCGGAACTTTTTTAAAACGATATGGTTACAGCTCTGCCGTTCCCAACTTGTTGATCGCTGCGGTTACCCTCCAATGGGCGACTCTATGCCAAGGATTTTTTCAGATGCAACGCGGCAAAATACATGTCAGCATTACCAA ctTATTGCATGCTGATTTTGCCACGTTAACGACTTTCATCTCATTTGGAGCTGTTCTTGAATTGACCACACCAATTCAGCTGATAGTTATGGTTATCTGCGAGGTATTTATTTTCGCTGCTAATGAATACATAAGTCTTGACATTCTAAAG ATTTCCGACGTTGGAGTTTCAATGCTGGTTCACGTTTTTGGAGCTTATTTCGGCTTGATGGTGAGCTGTGTCTTGCGAAATAACAGGCCCGAAAAAGAGAGTGTTTGCATCACCCTTCCTACTccggatcttttctctgtgaTGG GAACAATATTTCTCTGGCTATTTTGGCCCACACTGAACGCTAGTTTAGCTCAAGGCGATGCCCAGCACAGAGCTGTTATTAACACGTACTATTCTTTAGCAGCTAGTTCAGTTGTGACTTTGGCCATCGGCCTCAGTTCTTTCGTGGACAAAAAACAACAGTTCTTCACG gtacATATTCAAAACTCAACGTTAGCAGGAGGTGTTGCCATTGGAACGGCTGCTGACATGATGATTCATCCGTTTGGTGCAATCATTGTAGGAAGTATCGCTGGACTAGTTTCAATACTAGGGATGGTGTACTTAACT CCAGGAATTAATCGAAAATTTGGAATACGCGATCCTTGTGGTATTCATAACCTCCATGGTCTATCCGGACTAATCGCCGCTTTCGTTGGTGCCATCGCGGCAGCCCTGGcaactgaaaaaaattacaattacAG TCTCTATCGGCAATTTCCTGCTAGGACACCAATGGGTAAAACTTTAGACTACTGGGATCTCCAATATCATGTAGAAAATGTTCAACCAGGAGTCGGTCGTTCGGCATTATGCCAAGGAGCTTATCAAATTGCTGCTTTAGGAACGACTTTAGCATTTGCTGTTGTCGGTGGACTCGTCACTG GACTCATCCTCCAGTTACCTTTTTTTAACCAGGCAGGGAGGAATGCTTTTACTGATGACGAACCGTAA
- the LOC116926276 gene encoding ammonium transporter Rh type A isoform X1: MHFTMENGSFALCAIFLELALCWAFAMFVDYTGESIGIVVESDLDRVRGTHTRDHLSSIYYYMFQDVHLTMVIGFGFLGTFLKRYGYSSAVPNLLIAAVTLQWATLCQGFFQMQRGKIHVSITNLLHADFATLTTFISFGAVLELTTPIQLIVMVICEVFIFAANEYISLDILKISDVGVSMLVHVFGAYFGLMVSCVLRNNRPEKESVCITLPTPDLFSVMGTIFLWLFWPTLNASLAQGDAQHRAVINTYYSLAASSVVTLAIGLSSFVDKKQQFFTVHIQNSTLAGGVAIGTAADMMIHPFGAIIVGSIAGLVSILGMVYLTPGINRKFGIRDPCGIHNLHGLSGLIAAFVGAIAAALATEKNYNYSLYRQFPARTPMGKTLDYWDLQYHVENVQPGVGRSALCQGAYQIAALGTTLAFAVVGGLVTGNMQMDSTLEDVMYLSSTLFFCNRTHPPVTFF, from the exons ATGCATTTTACGATGGAGAATGGGAGTTTCGCATTGTGTGCGATATTTCTTGAACTTGCTTTATGTTGGGCGTTTGCGATGTTTGTTGATTATACTGGAGAATCCATTGGAATTGTCGTAGAAAGCGATCTTGATCGCGTTCGTGGCACTCACACTCGAGACCATCTTTCATCAATTTACTATTACA TGTTCCAGGATGTTCACTTGACGATGGTCATTGGGTTTGGTTTCCTCGGAACTTTTTTAAAACGATATGGTTACAGCTCTGCCGTTCCCAACTTGTTGATCGCTGCGGTTACCCTCCAATGGGCGACTCTATGCCAAGGATTTTTTCAGATGCAACGCGGCAAAATACATGTCAGCATTACCAA ctTATTGCATGCTGATTTTGCCACGTTAACGACTTTCATCTCATTTGGAGCTGTTCTTGAATTGACCACACCAATTCAGCTGATAGTTATGGTTATCTGCGAGGTATTTATTTTCGCTGCTAATGAATACATAAGTCTTGACATTCTAAAG ATTTCCGACGTTGGAGTTTCAATGCTGGTTCACGTTTTTGGAGCTTATTTCGGCTTGATGGTGAGCTGTGTCTTGCGAAATAACAGGCCCGAAAAAGAGAGTGTTTGCATCACCCTTCCTACTccggatcttttctctgtgaTGG GAACAATATTTCTCTGGCTATTTTGGCCCACACTGAACGCTAGTTTAGCTCAAGGCGATGCCCAGCACAGAGCTGTTATTAACACGTACTATTCTTTAGCAGCTAGTTCAGTTGTGACTTTGGCCATCGGCCTCAGTTCTTTCGTGGACAAAAAACAACAGTTCTTCACG gtacATATTCAAAACTCAACGTTAGCAGGAGGTGTTGCCATTGGAACGGCTGCTGACATGATGATTCATCCGTTTGGTGCAATCATTGTAGGAAGTATCGCTGGACTAGTTTCAATACTAGGGATGGTGTACTTAACT CCAGGAATTAATCGAAAATTTGGAATACGCGATCCTTGTGGTATTCATAACCTCCATGGTCTATCCGGACTAATCGCCGCTTTCGTTGGTGCCATCGCGGCAGCCCTGGcaactgaaaaaaattacaattacAG TCTCTATCGGCAATTTCCTGCTAGGACACCAATGGGTAAAACTTTAGACTACTGGGATCTCCAATATCATGTAGAAAATGTTCAACCAGGAGTCGGTCGTTCGGCATTATGCCAAGGAGCTTATCAAATTGCTGCTTTAGGAACGACTTTAGCATTTGCTGTTGTCGGTGGACTCGTCACTGGTAATATGCAAATGGACTCTACGTTAGAAGATGTAATGTACTTATCTAGTACCTTGTTCTTTTGCAACAGGACTCATCCTCCAGTTACCTTTTTTTAA
- the LOC116926268 gene encoding ralBP1-associated Eps domain-containing protein 2 isoform X3, with protein sequence MLASSKILPLSVDVETGNHTLNLNSEPDILSASSPKCHSLANTIHQPRTRNLHHHARGNRKMPPKSPDLIELSDAGQSPVSVPEDDSSPGVTTDADSEDPSYCDTESPTPTNTAVTIDPKNYWQGAEEHRELLATEGEEEDDDDEGQVDQVDQRDVELVDINSSDSEVGTSNNPSSDSDCGNVSYSNDDDIDEEELWKISPDQLSYYKVQFKTLQADPNGLIGGSQAKQFFEKSRLPTAELSHIWQLSDVTKDGALSLTEFCTAMHLVVLRRNKIALPKQLPPALDPLQMLEVAPPTSQSTLVASTVATAVTDKEPQNSQVKPTSSNVQTAVDGSGAVQHWTKFVDSPTGSVASPGPQPVNFDFKRAQVQVEQDPRILHPVALRLTPESQQLSEIGPPSGAVSLPQPSSVTSLGSTLTSHATSIPSATLIANSSIGKKEPPPPPPPRPYRGHTRSSSLDLNQLGRNTGLNSVAPPAVPPRVSPSMGSPRKESETNNQTTSGGAFQVYRRPTGTIAIPAVSTSATPEKKLGVLLNTSTATKSLTSVIEDHQRRGEVLRKQQQILTKQLLDIQEERNHLELRLQKLHLTDSQC encoded by the exons ATGTTGGCCAGCAGTAAAATCTTGCCTCTCAGTGTCGATGTGGAAACTGGAAATCATACACTCAACCTGAATAGTGAACCTGATATATTGTCAGCCAGTTCTCCTAAGTGCCACTCCTTGGCTAACACTATTCACCAACCTAGAACAAGGAATCTGCATCACCATGCAAGGGGAAACAGAAAAATGCCTCCAAAAAGTCCAGATCTTATAGAACTCTCTGATGCTGGCCAGTCACCAGTTTCG gTACCAGAAGATGATAGCAGCCCAGGTGTGACAACTGATGCTGACAGTGAAGATCCCTCTTACTGTGATACAGAATCTCCAACACCAACTAATACTGCAGTAACAATTGATCCCAAAAACTATTGGCAAGGAGCAGAAGAGCATAGAGAATTGTTAGCAACAGaaggtgaagaagaagatgatgatgatgaaggcCAAGTTGATCAGGTCGACCAAAGAGACGTAGAATTGGTTGATATCAACAGCTCTGATTCTGAGGTTGGCACTTCCAATAATCCTAGTAGTGATTCGGATTGTGGCAACGTTTCATATTCAAATGATG ATGACATTGATGAAGAAGAATTATGGAAAATAAGCCCAGACCAGTTATCTTACTACAAAGTTCAATTCAAAACGCTTCAAGCCGACCCTAATGGATTAATTGGAGGTTCTCAAGCCAAGCAATTCTTCGAGAAATCCCGATTGCCAACTGCCGAGCTTTCTCATATTTG GCAACTGAGTGATGTGACTAAAGATGGTGCTCTGTCTTTGACTGAATTTTGCACAGCAATGCACCTGGTAGTATTAAGAAGGAACAAGATTGCATTGCCTAAGCAATTGCCGCCTGCACTTGATCCTTTGCAAATGCTTGAAGTTGCACCACCAACATCACAGTCGACGCTAGTGGCGTCAACTGTTGCGACAGCAGTCACTGATAAGGAGCCACAGAATAGCCAAGTGAAACCCACTTCGTCTAACGTACAGACGGCCGTGGATGGTTCTGGCGCTGTCCAGCATTGGACAAAATTTGTCGACTCCCCTACGGGATCCGTGGCATCCCCCGGTCCCCAACCAGTGAATTTTGACTTTAAACGAGCCCAAGTCCAAGTAGAACAGGATCCACGTATTCTTCACCCAGTCGCCTTACGATTAACGCCCGAATCACAACAATTGTCAGAAATCGGCCCGCCTTCGGGTGCCGTCTCCCTACCCCAACCTTCGAGTGTTACTTCCCTCGGTAGCACTTTGACTAGCCACGCGACCTCCATTCCCTCCGCCACTTTAATTGCGAATTCATCTATTGGCAAAAAGGAACCAccgcctcctcctcctccacgACCGTATAGAGGGCACACCAGGAGTTCTTCGTTAGACCTAAACCAACTTG GTCGCAATACTGGATTGAATTCTGTCGCTCCACCTGCTGTTCCTCCCCGCGTGTCGCCTAGTATG GGTTCTCCTAGGAAAGAGAGTGAAACAAACAATCAAACCACTAGTGGTGGAGCCTTCCAGGTTTACCGGAGGCCCACCGGAACGATTGCCATTCCTGCTGTGAGTACCAGCGCAACTCCCGAAAAGAAACTCGGTGTATTATTAAACACCTCGACGGCAACAAAAAGTTTGACTTCTGTTATCGAAGACCACCAGCGGCGAGGCGAAGTCCTGCGGAAACAGCAACAAATTTTGACCAAGCAGTTGCTTGATATCCAA GAAGAGAGAAATCATCTTGAACTCCGTCTACAAAAACTGCACTTAACCGATTCTCAATGTTAG
- the LOC116926268 gene encoding ralBP1-associated Eps domain-containing protein 2 isoform X2, protein MLASSKILPLSVDVETGNHTLNLNSEPDILSASSPKCHSLANTIHQPRTRNLHHHARGNRKMPPKSPDLIELSDAGQSPVSVPEDDSSPGVTTDADSEDPSYCDTESPTPTNTAVTIDPKNYWQGAEEHRELLATEGEEEDDDDEGQVDQVDQRDVELVDINSSDSEVGTSNNPSSDSDCGNVSYSNDVDDIDEEELWKISPDQLSYYKVQFKTLQADPNGLIGGSQAKQFFEKSRLPTAELSHIWQLSDVTKDGALSLTEFCTAMHLVVLRRNKIALPKQLPPALDPLQMLEVAPPTSQSTLVASTVATAVTDKEPQNSQVKPTSSNVQTAVDGSGAVQHWTKFVDSPTGSVASPGPQPVNFDFKRAQVQVEQDPRILHPVALRLTPESQQLSEIGPPSGAVSLPQPSSVTSLGSTLTSHATSIPSATLIANSSIGKKEPPPPPPPRPYRGHTRSSSLDLNQLGRNTGLNSVAPPAVPPRVSPSMGSPRKESETNNQTTSGGAFQVYRRPTGTIAIPAVSTSATPEKKLGVLLNTSTATKSLTSVIEDHQRRGEVLRKQQQILTKQLLDIQEERNHLELRLQKLHLTDSQC, encoded by the exons ATGTTGGCCAGCAGTAAAATCTTGCCTCTCAGTGTCGATGTGGAAACTGGAAATCATACACTCAACCTGAATAGTGAACCTGATATATTGTCAGCCAGTTCTCCTAAGTGCCACTCCTTGGCTAACACTATTCACCAACCTAGAACAAGGAATCTGCATCACCATGCAAGGGGAAACAGAAAAATGCCTCCAAAAAGTCCAGATCTTATAGAACTCTCTGATGCTGGCCAGTCACCAGTTTCG gTACCAGAAGATGATAGCAGCCCAGGTGTGACAACTGATGCTGACAGTGAAGATCCCTCTTACTGTGATACAGAATCTCCAACACCAACTAATACTGCAGTAACAATTGATCCCAAAAACTATTGGCAAGGAGCAGAAGAGCATAGAGAATTGTTAGCAACAGaaggtgaagaagaagatgatgatgatgaaggcCAAGTTGATCAGGTCGACCAAAGAGACGTAGAATTGGTTGATATCAACAGCTCTGATTCTGAGGTTGGCACTTCCAATAATCCTAGTAGTGATTCGGATTGTGGCAACGTTTCATATTCAAATGATG TAGATGACATTGATGAAGAAGAATTATGGAAAATAAGCCCAGACCAGTTATCTTACTACAAAGTTCAATTCAAAACGCTTCAAGCCGACCCTAATGGATTAATTGGAGGTTCTCAAGCCAAGCAATTCTTCGAGAAATCCCGATTGCCAACTGCCGAGCTTTCTCATATTTG GCAACTGAGTGATGTGACTAAAGATGGTGCTCTGTCTTTGACTGAATTTTGCACAGCAATGCACCTGGTAGTATTAAGAAGGAACAAGATTGCATTGCCTAAGCAATTGCCGCCTGCACTTGATCCTTTGCAAATGCTTGAAGTTGCACCACCAACATCACAGTCGACGCTAGTGGCGTCAACTGTTGCGACAGCAGTCACTGATAAGGAGCCACAGAATAGCCAAGTGAAACCCACTTCGTCTAACGTACAGACGGCCGTGGATGGTTCTGGCGCTGTCCAGCATTGGACAAAATTTGTCGACTCCCCTACGGGATCCGTGGCATCCCCCGGTCCCCAACCAGTGAATTTTGACTTTAAACGAGCCCAAGTCCAAGTAGAACAGGATCCACGTATTCTTCACCCAGTCGCCTTACGATTAACGCCCGAATCACAACAATTGTCAGAAATCGGCCCGCCTTCGGGTGCCGTCTCCCTACCCCAACCTTCGAGTGTTACTTCCCTCGGTAGCACTTTGACTAGCCACGCGACCTCCATTCCCTCCGCCACTTTAATTGCGAATTCATCTATTGGCAAAAAGGAACCAccgcctcctcctcctccacgACCGTATAGAGGGCACACCAGGAGTTCTTCGTTAGACCTAAACCAACTTG GTCGCAATACTGGATTGAATTCTGTCGCTCCACCTGCTGTTCCTCCCCGCGTGTCGCCTAGTATG GGTTCTCCTAGGAAAGAGAGTGAAACAAACAATCAAACCACTAGTGGTGGAGCCTTCCAGGTTTACCGGAGGCCCACCGGAACGATTGCCATTCCTGCTGTGAGTACCAGCGCAACTCCCGAAAAGAAACTCGGTGTATTATTAAACACCTCGACGGCAACAAAAAGTTTGACTTCTGTTATCGAAGACCACCAGCGGCGAGGCGAAGTCCTGCGGAAACAGCAACAAATTTTGACCAAGCAGTTGCTTGATATCCAA GAAGAGAGAAATCATCTTGAACTCCGTCTACAAAAACTGCACTTAACCGATTCTCAATGTTAG
- the LOC116926268 gene encoding uncharacterized protein LOC116926268 isoform X1: protein MLASSKILPLSVDVETGNHTLNLNSEPDILSASSPKCHSLANTIHQPRTRNLHHHARGNRKMPPKSPDLIELSDAGQSPVSVPEDDSSPGVTTDADSEDPSYCDTESPTPTNTAVTIDPKNYWQGAEEHRELLATEGEEEDDDDEGQVDQVDQRDVELVDINSSDSEVGTSNNPSSDSDCGNVSYSNDDDIDEEELWKISPDQLSYYKVQFKTLQADPNGLIGGSQAKQFFEKSRLPTAELSHIWQLSDVTKDGALSLTEFCTAMHLVVLRRNKIALPKQLPPALDPLQMLEVAPPTSQSTLVASTVATAVTDKEPQNSQVKPTSSNVQTAVDGSGAVQHWTKFVDSPTGSVASPGPQPVNFDFKRAQVQVEQDPRILHPVALRLTPESQQLSEIGPPSGAVSLPQPSSVTSLGSTLTSHATSIPSATLIANSSIGKKEPPPPPPPRPYRGHTRSSSLDLNQLGRNTGLNSVAPPAVPPRVSPSMGSPRKESETNNQTTSGGAFQVYRRPTGTIAIPAPLPSPLDFAENNKSARDLVTQFLSSASGSKIQDFNLEMSCLNSLEHVIEKEINGETFILPPHSQFYKNDINYLDTLEKKSGCTFSLIVMDPPWTNRFVKRKRNAGSVNSYRSMDNDILATLPISGLCIEGALVAIWCTNSKTHLDYLTGTLLPLWKLTYMATWFWIKVTVSGKFVCEWNGPSGKHPFERVILARKMHSVKEGLKSVPIPDKQIFVSIPCAIHSFKPPLQKLLQPFHEAGGQALELFARSLLPDTISLGNQVPLLQHVSLFEEKENTCNHFSR from the exons ATGTTGGCCAGCAGTAAAATCTTGCCTCTCAGTGTCGATGTGGAAACTGGAAATCATACACTCAACCTGAATAGTGAACCTGATATATTGTCAGCCAGTTCTCCTAAGTGCCACTCCTTGGCTAACACTATTCACCAACCTAGAACAAGGAATCTGCATCACCATGCAAGGGGAAACAGAAAAATGCCTCCAAAAAGTCCAGATCTTATAGAACTCTCTGATGCTGGCCAGTCACCAGTTTCG gTACCAGAAGATGATAGCAGCCCAGGTGTGACAACTGATGCTGACAGTGAAGATCCCTCTTACTGTGATACAGAATCTCCAACACCAACTAATACTGCAGTAACAATTGATCCCAAAAACTATTGGCAAGGAGCAGAAGAGCATAGAGAATTGTTAGCAACAGaaggtgaagaagaagatgatgatgatgaaggcCAAGTTGATCAGGTCGACCAAAGAGACGTAGAATTGGTTGATATCAACAGCTCTGATTCTGAGGTTGGCACTTCCAATAATCCTAGTAGTGATTCGGATTGTGGCAACGTTTCATATTCAAATGATG ATGACATTGATGAAGAAGAATTATGGAAAATAAGCCCAGACCAGTTATCTTACTACAAAGTTCAATTCAAAACGCTTCAAGCCGACCCTAATGGATTAATTGGAGGTTCTCAAGCCAAGCAATTCTTCGAGAAATCCCGATTGCCAACTGCCGAGCTTTCTCATATTTG GCAACTGAGTGATGTGACTAAAGATGGTGCTCTGTCTTTGACTGAATTTTGCACAGCAATGCACCTGGTAGTATTAAGAAGGAACAAGATTGCATTGCCTAAGCAATTGCCGCCTGCACTTGATCCTTTGCAAATGCTTGAAGTTGCACCACCAACATCACAGTCGACGCTAGTGGCGTCAACTGTTGCGACAGCAGTCACTGATAAGGAGCCACAGAATAGCCAAGTGAAACCCACTTCGTCTAACGTACAGACGGCCGTGGATGGTTCTGGCGCTGTCCAGCATTGGACAAAATTTGTCGACTCCCCTACGGGATCCGTGGCATCCCCCGGTCCCCAACCAGTGAATTTTGACTTTAAACGAGCCCAAGTCCAAGTAGAACAGGATCCACGTATTCTTCACCCAGTCGCCTTACGATTAACGCCCGAATCACAACAATTGTCAGAAATCGGCCCGCCTTCGGGTGCCGTCTCCCTACCCCAACCTTCGAGTGTTACTTCCCTCGGTAGCACTTTGACTAGCCACGCGACCTCCATTCCCTCCGCCACTTTAATTGCGAATTCATCTATTGGCAAAAAGGAACCAccgcctcctcctcctccacgACCGTATAGAGGGCACACCAGGAGTTCTTCGTTAGACCTAAACCAACTTG GTCGCAATACTGGATTGAATTCTGTCGCTCCACCTGCTGTTCCTCCCCGCGTGTCGCCTAGTATG GGTTCTCCTAGGAAAGAGAGTGAAACAAACAATCAAACCACTAGTGGTGGAGCCTTCCAGGTTTACCGGAGGCCCACCGGAACGATTGCCATTCCTGCT CCATTACCATCACCACTAGATTTtgctgaaaataataaatctGCCCGTGATCTGGTTACCCAGTTTCTATCTTCAGCATCAGGCTCTAAAATCCAAGATTTCAATCTTGAAATGAGTTGCTTGAACTCACTGGAACATGTGatagagaaagaaataaatggtGAAACTTTTATCCTTCCTCCTCACAGCCAGTTCTACAAGAACGACATCAACTATCTGGATACCCTCGAAAAAAAATCTGGCTGTACGTTTTCCTTAATTGTTATGGATCCCCCTTGGACAAACCGGTTTGTGAAGCGGAAGAGAAATGCTGGCAGTGTAAACAGTTATCGGTCGATGGATAACGATATTTTGGCTACTTTGCCAATTTCCGGTCTTTGCATTGAAGGTGCTTTGGTGGCTATATGGTGCACCAATTCGAAGACACATCTGGACTATCTTACTGGTACTTTACTGCCACTCTGGAAACTAACCTATATGGCCACCTGGTTTTGGATCAAA GTTACAGTCTCTGGCAAATTTGTATGTGAATGGAATGGACCCAGCGGCAAACATCCTTTTGAACGGGTCATACTGGCACGTAAAATGCATTCTGTTAAAGAAGGATTGAAAAGCGTGCCAATTCCagataaacaaatttttgtttccatACCTTGTGCCATACATTCTTTCAAACCACCACTGCAAAAACTGCTCCAACCGTTTCACGAAGCAGGTGGTCAGGCATTGGAGCTATTTGCACGTTCTCTTTTGCCGGATACTATTAGCTTGGGAAATCAAGTGCCGCTTTTGCAACATGTTAGCTTATttgaagagaaagaaaacacatgTAATCACTTTTCAAGATAA
- the LOC116926280 gene encoding protein OSCP1: MVHILQAFPLLYLNLGGELLYIIEQRLQAQDISAEKSVKVLNDLLSMMLDRQYLNGIFRSDRLNSPSMLKSLMENIVHSSVMRLGQDSLDKLYDLMAMSVKFQFVSAPDAQSLLAITTNHVDSWMQLTEDPETMLQIQFSKDLLLTHCAKLSPWAWMTIRHSLLNYLQPCKTRITTFLGRGLQSQAGYFHLDNTRPLPEGLILPELTMGNYKPYNFQCGQSSINLGSNMFNDHQQPPIFRTGGFTSLQRIVAKSTENDTHLNLKEMNVGSTTADEKVESIQLELKKISPSEHDTMKVFEETLLDLFDEATMSDIK, translated from the exons ATGGTCCACATTCTTCAAGCTTTCCCCTTATTGTATCTGAACTTAGGAGGAGAGCTGCTTTACATTATAGAACAACGTCTTCAAGCTCAAGATATTTCAGCAGAAAAATCTGTCAAAG TTTTGAACGATTTACTCTCAATGATGTTGGATCGACAGTACCTCAACGGAATTTTTCGGTCGGACAGGCTGAATTCGCCGTCCATGTTGAAGTCTTTGATGGAAAATATTGTCCATTCTTCCGTAATGCGACTCGGACAAGACAGTCTTGACAAACTTTACGATTTAATGGCGATGTCAGTGAAATTTCAATTCGTTTCAGCTCCAGATGCCCAGTCGTTGTTAGCCATTACAACAAATCATGTCGATAGTTGGATGCAATTAACTGAAGATCCTGAAACCATGTTGCAGATACAATTTTCAAAGGATTTACTTCTGACG CACTGTGCAAAACTCTCGCCATGGGCATGGATGACCATACGACATAGCTTGCTAAATTACTTGCAACCATGCAAGACTCGCATTACCACATTCCTCGGCAGAGGATTGCAGAGCCAGGCCGGCTATTTCCATTTAGATAACACGCGTCCTCTTCCAGAAGGCCTCATTCTACCAGAACTTACAATGGGAAATTACAAACCTTACAATTTTCAATGCGGGCAATCCTCTATAAATCTGGGAAGCAACATGTTCAATGATCACCAACAACCGCCAATTTTTCGGACAGGAGGATTTACGTCACTGCAACGTATTGTTGCTAAATCGACTGAAAATGATACTCACTTGaatttgaaagaaatgaaTGTAGGTTCCACAACAGCTGACGAAAAGGTCGAATCGATCCAGCTGGAGCTCAAGAAAATTTCGCCGTCAGAGCACGATACTATGAAAGTCTTCGAAGAAACGCTGTTGGATCTCTTCGATGAAGCCACTATGTcagacataaaataa